Proteins from one Anthonomus grandis grandis chromosome 8, icAntGran1.3, whole genome shotgun sequence genomic window:
- the LOC126739843 gene encoding dnaJ homolog subfamily C member 22 isoform X2 → MDTKNRKRAHPKSATDTLRSVKENSSQNHRKDDKPNSKTTKNSGKQHETELLQAIQQQWTLLNSENASRPKKSLFWAYFCWLFGGVFGLHLFYLERDAHAFLTGSTLGGYGLGWLADITKIPRYVRDCNNDPHFLEELIFKMRKNRKPPFSTSRFISAVMVGYLWGQLIFLAIPQDELYGINWNTYLHWFIPLGVALGVWVVGNIGREQGKPWLTILVSYVSYLSRWYFYDDSVWLSIVMFSAAFTFDTWSKEWRRTPKKKKPLWKRLTTLGLCTILYLSLWSSYIYFNGKITDSNGDEIPVHEAIHHFFTSSWWTDFKQSLYDIYLYAQHHGWYEIWKQVIDLSDPQGEQNAYKVLGVSPTASQQEITSRWRTLSRENHPDKCKDPDKLRDAQEKFMEIQQAYDILSNIKSKRRRKNKKSVKEDEHEL, encoded by the exons AAAATTCTTCGCAGAATCATCGTAAAGATGACAAGCCAAACTCAAAAACAACCAAAAATAGCGGAAAACAACACGAAACCGAGTTACTGCAAGCCATACAGCAACAGTGGACTCTGCTTAATTCAGAAAACGCATCCAGACCTAAGAAAAGCCTTTTTTGGGCGTATTTTTGTTGGTTATTCGGCGGTGTTTTCG gacTCCACTTATTTTATTTGGAACGAGATGCACACGCATTCTTGACCGGAAGTACTTTGGGGGGCTACGGCCTAGGATGGTTAGCGGACATCACTAAAATTCCCAGATATGTACGGGACTGCAATAACGATCCACACTTTCTGGAAGAACTCATTTTTAAAATGAGGAAAAATCGAAAA CCACCGTTTTCAACCAGCAGATTCATCTCGGCTGTAATGGTCGGTTATCTCTGGGGCCAGTTAATTTTCTTAGCAATTCCTCAAGATGAACTATATGGTATAAACTGGAATACCTACCTGCACTGGTTCATACCTCTGGGAGTCGCTTTAGGTGTATGGGTGGTAGGAAATATTGGGAGAGAACAAGGAAAACCATGGCTCACAATCCTCGTCTCCTACGTATCATACTTGTCCAGATGGTACTTTTATGACGACAGCGTTTGGTTGTCAATTGTAATGTTTTCCGCAGCATTTACTTTTGACACTTGGTCAAAAGAATGGCGAAGGACTcctaaaaagaaaaa gcCTCTATGGAAGAGATTGACCACTTTAGGACTTTGCACTATCCTCTACCTAAGCCTCTGGTCATCATACATTTACTTTAATGGAAAAATAACTGATTCCAATGGAGATGAAATACCAGTACATGAAGCCATACATCACTTTTTCACTAGTTCCTGGTGGACTGATTTTAAACAATctttatatgatatttatttatatgctCAGCATCACGGATG gtATGAAATTTGGAAACAAGTTATAGATCTTTCCGATCCGCAAGGGGAACAGAATGCTTATAAAGTTTTGGGAGTAAGTCCCACCGCAAGTCAACAAGAAATTACTTCCAGATGGCGCACATTGAGCAGAGAAAATCATCCAGATAAATGCAAGGATCCGGATAAGCTGAGAGACGCGCAGGAAAAGTTTATGGAGATTCAGCAAGCGTATGACATTCTATCGAATATTAAGAGTAAAAGGAGacggaaaaataaaaaatcggtTAAAGAAGATGAACatgaattataa